Proteins from a genomic interval of Rosa chinensis cultivar Old Blush chromosome 2, RchiOBHm-V2, whole genome shotgun sequence:
- the LOC112184588 gene encoding S-adenosyl-L-methionine:benzoic acid/salicylic acid carboxyl methyltransferase 2-like translates to MVLTTMGSIRSNDPLSIWEFVGLKLHDMVLDGLIEEKKLDTFNMPYYASTADEVKEVIEAEGSFILQNLETFRNDWDCYIKQVNCGFDKKVRAAIIFIDIRAVGEPILWPADSEKKPWMICFAGLKKMFLITWRRITASSLTWLSRLLEILEMDDALSKNL, encoded by the exons ATGGTCCTCACAACCATGGGCAGCATACGGAGCAATGATCCCCTCAGCATTTGGGAATTTGTCGGACTAAAACTCCATGACATGGTTTTAGAT GGTTTGATTGAAGAGAAAAAATTGGACACATTTAATATGCCATACTATGCGTCAACAGCGGATGAGGTGAAAGAGGTGATTGAGGCTGAAGGTTCTTTTATTTTACAAAACCTCGAAACTTTTAGAAATGACTGGGACTGTTACATAAAACAAGTTAACTGTGGCTTTGACAAGAAAGTGAGGGCAGCAATAATATTCATTGACATAAGAGCTGTGGGAGAGCCTATTCTCTGGCCAGCGGATTCAGAGAAAAAGCCATGGATGATTTGTTTTGCAGGTTTGAAGAAGATGTTCTTGATCACATGGAGAAGGATAACTGCCAGTTCATTGACCTGGTTATCTCGtttgttggaaattttggagatggatgatgcttTGAGTAAGAACTTGTAG